CAGAACCAGAGGGATTATGAATATATGAAGAGTGTATATCCAGGAACGGCAAAGCGTCTGATACCATATATCGAAGAGGAATGTGACCGTCTGGAGTATACGGGGAGCGTTATGTATGACGAATATCCAGACCGGCTGCAGTTGTTGCTGCTTTGCAGAAGAATTTATAATCGCGCGAAAGAAGATGAAACAAAGAAAGATGAAGCAAAAGAAGGCGAGGAAACAGGCGAGTGGCTGCAGAATCTGATCCAGGTCATGACTTATCAGGAACTGTGTCAGAGAAGACGGGAAAACAGAAGTATGAGACGGAAATATTATTAAAAATTGAAAGGAATAAAAAGAATAAGGGAGCGTAAACTGCTACATGAAGAATTGGAAAATAGGCAGACTGTGAAAAAGCAGTCTGCCTATTCGTTATTCTTAGTGGTTGTGCAGAATGCACGAATAGATATAAAAATAACAAAAAATGTAACATGTTTCATACAAAAAAATAAAAATAGCAGAGGAACAGAAAACAAGTATAATCCAATACTTTACGTAAATAGCAAAATATATCATCAAAAAATGTAAATGGTTACATTTAAAATGACTAAAAAAACAGAAAACAAAGAAAATTGTGCAAATTTACTAAAAAATAAATAGATAATTGACGATGATTATTTATAGTGCTATGATTTGTTTATCGATAAGAAATGTAACAAGTTACATATGGACGGAAATTGATTACAGGGAGGTAATTGTATGAATGAAAGAATTCAGCGGCTTCGAAAAGAGCTGACAGAACAGAAACCGTATGTAGATGGTGAGAGATGTAAGATATTTACAGAATCTATGAAAACAACAGATGGTCTGCCGATTATTATCCGCAGGGCAAAATCTTTTTATGAAGTGCTGGATAAAATGACAGTCTGGGTAAAACCAGGGGAATTGATTGTTGGTAATATGGCAAAAAACGCAAAGAGTTCACCAGTATTTCCAGAATATTCTGCTCAGTGGATTCTAGAAGAGTTAGATGGAAAACCGTATCGATGGGAAGACAGACCTGGAGACAAATTTTATATTTTGCCAGAAGATGAAAAAATAGTTCGCGAATGTGCAGAATATTGGAATGGAAAGACACTTTATGATTATGTTCGCAAAAATCTGCCAAAGGAAGTCAATGATGCATGGGATGCAGGAGTCACAGATGAAACATGGGTATGTGCAGCCGGACTGGGGAATGAGATTGTTGATTATAAAATGGTTGTTGAGAAGGGTCTGGAAGATGTATTGACAAGAATTCAAGAGAAAAAAGACAGCATTGATATTCTGGATCCAGACGCGCTGAAGCAATTACATTTCCTGGAAGCAGCAAAGCTTGGAAATGAAGCAGTGTTAAATTATTCCAACCGACTTGCAGATAAGTGTGAAGAAGAAGCAGGAAAAACAGATGATTCAGAGTACAAGAAAGAGTTAATGGAGCTGGCTGAGATTTGTAGATATGTACCGTTTCATCCAGCGAGAACATTCCAAGAAGCTGTACAGTCAATTTTCATGGTTCTCCTTGCCGTACATATGGAATCTAATGGACATGCAATTTCACTTGGTAGATTTGATCAGTATGTATATCCTCTTTATAAGAAAGATATTGAAGAGGGAAGAATTACAAAAGAAAAAGCATTAGAGATTATAGAATGTTTCTTCATTAAATGTAATGAATTAAACAAACTTCGTTCCTGGCCAGATACAGAATTTTTTATGGGATATCAGATGTTCATTAATCTGGCGATTTGTGGACAGACTGTAGAAGGAAAGGATGCAACAAATGATATTTCAAGAATGTGTATTCAGGCGTGCAGAGAACTGAAATTAATCACACCTTCTGTGTCAGTCAAGTGCTTTGATGGAACGACAGATGAAGTGCTTATGGATGCGCTGGAGGCAACGATTGAACACAAAGGTGGAATGCCTGCATTTTATAATGATAAAGCATTTATAAAAATTTTGAGAGAGATGGGTGTTGCTGAAGAGGATCTGGTTGACTGGTGTCCGGATGGCTGTATTGAGGCATCTATTCCTGGAAAATGGGATTTCGCAGCAAAAGGACCTTGGCTCAGTATTGAAAAGGTTCTGGAAATAACATTGAATAATGGAAAAGACCCGGCAACAGGAACTGTGTTTAGAAAACCAGACAAAGATATTGTGGCAAGCTCATCTATGGAAGATATCTTTGAAGAATATAAAAAGACTTTGAAATACTTCCTGGATCTGAATTGTCTGACAGAACACATCAATGATGAAGTCCATGTGAGATATGACTTAAATGCTTTCAGGTCTTCGCTTGTACAGGATTGTATCGGAAGGTGTCTGGATTTGGTTGAGGGTGGTGCATTGTATTCAGCAGATGGAGGTCCGACAGCAGGAACCATCAGTGCGGGAGATGCATTAACAGGAATTGAGTATCTTGTATTTGACAAAAAGATACTGACAATGGAACAGTTGTTACATGCATGTGCCACAAATTTTGAGGATGAGTCAACAACTCCGACAGGAAAAGAGATTCAGATGATCATGAAAAATAAAGTTCCAAAGTTTGGAAATGATGATGACTATGCAGATAAATGGGTTGTAGCAATCGAGGAATATGTTGGACATAGTCTAAATCATGATTATAAGAGTTCAAAATATGGAAAAGGTCCAGTACCTTGTTGTTTCGCTTATAGCCAGACGCCGGTAACCGGAAATATTTCATTTGGAAGCCGTATTGGAGCAACACCGGATGGAAGATCAGCAGGAGAACCGGTAAATAACGGAGTATCTCCGGCAAATGGTTCCGAACGGAACGGGGCAACTGCTGCATGCAATTCTGTTGCAAAGATTCCTACAATCTATGACCAGAAAGGAAATATTTTCAATATGAGACTTGCACCATCTACAATTGCAAACCAGGAATCCAGACAGAAAATTCTTGATATGATGCGGGCATTATTTGATAAGGATGCAGAGCAGATTCAGTTTAACGTTGTAGATAATGAAGTCTTAAAAGAAGCACAGAAAAGACCGGAGGACTTCCCAGATTTGATGGTTCGAGTATCTGGATACAGTGCATTATTTACCTCACTGGGAGTTGCGTGTCAGAATGATGTGATTAATCGAACAGAGGTTGAGATGTAAATGGAAAAAGCAAGGATTTTCAATATTGAACGTTGCGCAACAGAAGATGGACCAGGAATTCGAACAACAGTGTTCTTGAAGGGGTGTAACCTTCGATGCAAATGGTGTGCAAATCCAGAGTCACAGTCTTTTAAACCGGAAATCCTTTTTAAAGAAATAAAATGTATTGGCTGCGGGAAATGTATAAATAGCTGCCCGCAGCAGGCTATTAAGAACATGCCGGGGTACGGAATGATTACAGACTCTGATGAATGTAAATTGTGCGGGACATGCATAGATGGATGTTATGCAGATGCAAGAGTCAGACAGGGAACGGATTACACAGTGGAAGAATTGATGGAGGTTCTGGGGCGAGATGAACATTACTATCTTGCATCAGGAGGAGGGATTACATTTAGCGGTGGAGAACCGTTAATGTATTCAAAATTCATTCATGCGTGTGCGAGAAAGATAAGAAAAAGAGGCTGGAATATATTGATAGAGACTTGTGGGCAAGTACCACAAGAAAATATTGAAATGATTGCTTCTGATGTAGATACAATTTATTGTGATTATAAACATTATGATCCTGAAAAGCATAAAGAGCTGACAGGAGTGGATAATCGACAGATCATCAGTAACATTCGGTGGATAGATGAACATTTTGAAGGGGATTTTTATCTGAGATATCCATACATCCCAGGATGCAATGATGGCACAGAAGCGATTGAACAATTCCTGAAATTCGCAGAACGGCTTTCAAAGGTGAAAGAAGTGGTATTTTTACCATATCATCGGTTAGGACTTCCAAAATATCAGGGACTTGGAAGAATGTATGAAATGGGAGATATGAAATCACTGAAAGTTCAGGATTTGAATTTCCTGAAAGAATATGAAAATAAATATGATTTAAAAATAAAAATTCAATAAGAATAGGGGACAGAGTATGGGGGAAGTAAATAAGACCATGGTGGCACTGGATTGTGGAAACTCATCCTATCGAGTAGTTCTTGGAAGATATCGGGATGGAAAAATAGAAAGTACAGTTATAAAACAGATTCCCAACGGAATGGAAAAAGTCGGAGAGTATTACTACTGGGATATCAGGAAGATATTTGATGGTTTTATAGAAACTTTAAAAAGTATTGTTGACAGTGGTGAAAAAATCGATTCTATCGGAATTTGTACATGGGGAGTTGATTTTGCCATGTTTGATTCGAATGGCGAGATGATTCAGAATCCGCTTTGTTATCGAAATACAATTGGTGAGCGCGTGCTGGCTTCGCTAAGTGAAGATGAAAAGAAAAAAATGTTTTACCAGACAGGGATTTTGTGTGACAAAATTAATTCCGTTTATATGCTTGCAGGAATGAATGAAGAATTTTCAGATGTAATGGAAAAAGCAGATAAATGTCTGATGGTTCCGGATGTTTTGAATTATTTCTTGACAGGGAAGATGGTCAACGAGCCAAGTGAGTTAAGCACAACACAGCTTATGGATGTGAAAGAGAAGAAAATCAGTTCCGAGATATGTGAAAAATTTAAAATTTCGGAAAAATTATTCTCTGAAATTGGCGTACATGGAACGAAAATCGGGGATATAAAAAAAGAGGTTCTCAGAAAACTTGGAATTGATTATGAGATTCCAATCATATGTGTTCCGTCTCATGATACAGCATCTGCCGTTGCCGCAATTCCAGCACAGGAAAAGGATTTTGGATTTGTAAGCTGTGGAACATGGTCGCTGATAGGAACGGAACTGGATGAGCCAATTCAGAATGACGAAGTGATTCGGTCCAGTCTGACAAATGAACTTGGCGCATTTGGAAAGATTACTTTATTAAAGAACAACGCAGGAATGTTTATAGCAAACTGTCTTCGAAAAGAATTGTGTGCTGCTTATGGAAGAGAAGTACCATGGAGCGAAATTACACAGATGGCAGAGAGTGCAAAAGGAGAGGTTTTCATTGATCTGAATGACATTAGATTTTTTAATCCGGAAAGTATGTCACGGGAAGTCTGGGGATCTCTTACAGAGAGCGGACAGGCAGACGGTGAAATGGAATGGGGGATTTTGTTTAGGGCATTTTATGAATCACTGGCCTGCTCTTATGCAATCACACTTGAAGATGCACAGAAGATTAGCGGCAGGAATTTTGAAAAAGTGTATATTGTCGGTGGCGGAGCCGCAAGCAGTATTTTGCTGAGGCTGATGTCGGGTTATACAGAAAAACCAGTTGTGGTATGTTTTGGAGAAAGTACTTCTATGGGAAATCTGGCAGTACAGTTAAAGTATTTCGAACCAGAGTTAGAACTTGGGGATATCCGAAATATTATCGCAAAATCTTATCGTACAGAACTGATACAGGAAAAGAATGAAAATGCAGAGAAAATAAGAATGCTTTACAGAGCAGTTTTAAACCATTAGATAGCAGGGAGGGAAGAAGAAAAGTAACAAAATGCAGCCAAAGAGGAAGGAGGATAAAAAGAAATGCAGGACAATATATTAGAAATGCGAGATATTACGAAAAGTTTCTTTGGAGTAAAAGTCCTGAAAAATGCTCAGTTGACAGTGAAAAAGGGTCAGGTACATATTCTACTGGGAGAAAATGGAGCAGGAAAATCTACACTGATCAAAATATTGTCAGGTGCATATGCCAGAGAAGAAGGAACCGTGATTTTAGATGGAAATGAAATGCCGCCAATGCCGCCGGGAGAGGTAATTAAGGCGGGTGTCAGTGTAATCTATCAGGAATTCAATCTTGTTCCGGAAATGTCAGTATATGAAAATATTTTTCTTGGAAAAGAGATTGTAAAAGGAGGCCGTGTAGACCATAAGAAAGAGATTGAAGAAGCGAAAAAATGTATGGATCGCGTGGGACTGGATTGCAGCCCGAAGACTTTAATTTCAGAATTGAGCGTGGCGAAAAAACAGCTGGTAGAGATTGCGAAAGCAATATCAAATGATGTTAAAATCCTGGTTCTGGACGAGCCAACAGCAGCAATCACTGATAAAGAAACAGAAATGTTGTTTGATATTATCAGAGAACTGAAAAAGCAAGGAATAGGTATTATTTATATTTCTCATCGCCTGAGTGAACTTTTGGAAATCGGTGATGTATGTACGGTTATGAGAGATGGTGAATATATCGATACTGTTAATATCAAAGATACGACAGAGGATGAATTGACACGGTTGATGGTAGGACGTCAGGTTTCTTTTGAAAAACTGGAAAATCCGCACTTAAAGAAAGACGAAGTTGTACTTTCCGTAAAAAATCTGAATTATAAGAATCTGGTAAGAAATGTATCCTTTGATCTGCACAAGGGCGAGATCCTTGGATTTGCAGGACTGGTAGGAGCCGGAAGAACCGAAACAGCAAAAACAATTATTGGAGACTACAAAAAAGACAGCGGTACAGTAATCTACAAGGGAAAAGAAATCGGAACGAACTTATCAGAGAACATTAAGAACGGAATTGTATATCTAAGTGAGGACAGAAAAGATGAAGGATTGATTCTGATGCATTCCGTGGCAGAAAACATTGCACTGCCAAATCTTCCGAAGTTGTGTAAACCGTTTTTAAATCGAAGAAAAGAGCGCAGTGTTTCCAAAGATTATATTAAAAGTCTGAAAATCAAGACGTTTTCAGAACTGACAGATGCGAAGAACCTGTCAGGTGGAAACCAGCAGAAAGTTGTTATTGCAAAATGGTTATATTCGGATGCTGATATTTATATTTTTGATGAGCCTACCAGAGGAATTGATGTAGGTGCCAGAGATGAAATATATAACATTATGTATGATCTGATTGCAAAGGGAGCCTCCATTATTATGATTTCATCAGATCTGGTAGAAGTATTGAAGATGAGTGACCGGGTTGTGGTTATGCGGGAAGGACGCATAAATGGAATTGTCGAAAATGATGGAATGCTGACTCAGGAAGAGACTATGAAAATGGAACTTGCGGAGGAGGAAAAACATGAAGGATAAACGAGTAAATATATCGGACTGGATAATTTATATAGGAATGATTTGTATTTTCGTTGTATTTACAATCATTTGTTCAGCCCTTGGAAAACAGTTCTTAACGCTGAATAACGTTATGAATATTATTAATCAGGCCAGCATTAACGCAGTAGTAGCTATTGGAGCATCGCTAGTTATTCTGACAGGAGGGATAGATCTTTCTGTAGGATCCGTCGTAGGATTTGTTGGAATATTTCTTGCACTGAGACTTCAGGAAGGAATGCCAATTCCTGTTGCGATTATCCTTTGCCTGGTGCTTGGAGCGGCAGTCGGACTTTTTAATGGTATACTTATCAGTTATGGAAAGGTTCCGGCATTTATCGTAACACTTGGTTCTATGCAGGCAGTCAGAGGTCTGGCTCAGATTATCAATGGAGGACAGGCAGTATCTGGATTCCCGTTGGAAATCGGAGCTGTTATGAAAACAAAATTATTTGGAGTAATTCCAATAGGTGTACTGTATGTAATTGTATTTTATGCAGTAATGATCCTGATTCTTTCCTATACAAAATTTGGACGCCGTATTTACGCGCTTGGAGGAAATGAACATGCGGCAAGACTTTCTGGTATTAAAGTAAAAAGACTAGAAGTTGCGGTATATGTACTGTGTGGAATTTTCGCAGCATTTGCAGGAGTTATGCTTCTTTCAAGATTGTTATATGCAGATCCAAGTGCAGGAAACTCTTATGAGATGAATGCAATCGCAGCATCTGTTATCGGTGGAATTTCCATGTCAGGTGGAAAAGGAAGACTTGCAAATACAGTCGCAGGTGCAATTATTCTGGCAACACTCACAAATGGTCTTCAGATTATGAACGTAGCTACATATTATCAGACGGTCATTACAGGACTTGTAGTTATTGTTGCGGTATTTGTAGATAAGAGAAAAGAAAGAAAAGCTGAGTAATATCAGAATGATATATGAAATAAATGCACACTTAAAAACAAAACGAAGGAGGAAGATTATGAAGAAAAAATTAGTGAGTATGATTCTCTGTGTAGCAATGGTGGCTACAATGGCTGTTGGATGTGGAAGCGGAGCAAAAAACAGCGGCAGCAGCAACAATGACAAGGTGGCAGATGCAACGACAGAAGTTTCCGATGCGCTTGTAGAGGAAATGAAATCTATGGTTCCAGATGGAGATTACAGTAAATATACAATCGGATTTTGTGGTATGACATTGAATAATGAGTATCATATTATTGTTGCTAATGCAGTACAGCAGGCATGTAATGCATTAGGAATCAAATGTGAGATTCAGGCAGGATCACAGCATGCATCGGTTGAGGAACAGTTGACAATTATTGAGAACTACGTTTCACAGGGCGTAGATGGTATCATTCTTGTACCGGCGGCTTCCGAAGGTCTGATTTCAGCTCTTCAGGAGTGTGAATCTGCAAATATTCCAGTTATCAATCTAGATACAAAGTTAGATGATTCTACATTAAAGACACTTGGCAAAGATATTCCATTCTATGGAACAGACAACTATGTCGGTGGTCAGCTCGTTGGTGAAGAGGTTGCGCAGATGTATCCGGATGGATGTAAAACAGCAATCTTAAGAGGTGTTCAGGGTCAGACAAATGATGATGACAGATATAATGGATTCCTTGATAAAGCAGGTGATGTTGTTGATCTTGTTGCAGAGCAGCATGCAAACTGGGAGACAGATCAGGGTTACACAGCAATCCAGAATATTATTCAGGCAAATAAAGATCTTCAGGTTATCTATTGTGAGAACGACCTGATGGGAATCGGAGCTTATCAGGCAGTAGATGAAGCCGGACTTACAGATCAGATTAAAATTTTCTCATATGATGGTGTGACAGAAGGATTACAGTATGTAGTGGATGGAAAGTTTGTGTCAACTTGTGCGCAGCAGCCAATTAAGATGGGTAAATTAGGTGTTGCAAACATGGCTAAGATCTTCGCAGGTAAAGATGCAGAATCTTACATTGATACAGGATGCGAACTGATTACAAGCGAGAATGCAAAACAGACGCTTGAAGAGACAAAGAAATACACAGCTGAAATTAGTCCATCCAAATAATTAAGGAAGGAAATCAGGAGGGCAGGACATGAATTATAAAAAATTAATCGTAGATAGTGGAAAACGTATGGCAGGATCTGGATTAACCGTAGAGACATGGGGAAATATCAGTGTCAGAGATTCAGAAACAGGTCTCGTATATCTGACACCGAGTGCAATGCTTTACGATACAATCGTGGAAGATGATGTTGTAGTATGTACTTTAGACGGAAAGATTGTGGAAGGAACAAGAAAACCGACGATTGAGACAGAGATGCATTTGTCTGTGTATAGAAACAGAGCAGAAGTGAATGCGGTTATTCATACACATCCACTGTATTCTATGGTTTACGCAGCGCAGGGAAAGGATATTCCACTGATTATTGATGAGGCAGCTCAGATTATGGGAGATGTATGTAGATGTACGGAGTATGCACTTCCGGGATCACAGGAACTTGCAGACAATTGTGTAAAGGCGCTGGGAGAAAAGGCAAATTCATGTCTGATTCATTCTCATGGAGCAGTATGTGTCGGAGAAAATATGGAAGGCGCTTTTAAAGTTGCAAAAGTGTTGGAAGTTACATCCCAAATTTACTATATGATAGAAGCAACAGGTGGAAAACCAGTAGGAATCTCTGACGAAAATATAGCAGCGATGCAGGATTTTGTGAAAAATTCATATGGTCAAGGAAAATAAATAATAGTTAAAATAGGTGTGCGTTATTTATTGGGGATTACAAGACGGAGGTTTATCTGTAGAGTAATCCCCTTTTGTTCTATATATGGAAAGAAATTGACATAAAAAAATGGCTATATTATAATTTGAAATAAATAGAACGGACGCCCGAAGAGAGGCCCC
The sequence above is drawn from the Dorea formicigenerans genome and encodes:
- a CDS encoding glycyl radical protein, whose product is MNERIQRLRKELTEQKPYVDGERCKIFTESMKTTDGLPIIIRRAKSFYEVLDKMTVWVKPGELIVGNMAKNAKSSPVFPEYSAQWILEELDGKPYRWEDRPGDKFYILPEDEKIVRECAEYWNGKTLYDYVRKNLPKEVNDAWDAGVTDETWVCAAGLGNEIVDYKMVVEKGLEDVLTRIQEKKDSIDILDPDALKQLHFLEAAKLGNEAVLNYSNRLADKCEEEAGKTDDSEYKKELMELAEICRYVPFHPARTFQEAVQSIFMVLLAVHMESNGHAISLGRFDQYVYPLYKKDIEEGRITKEKALEIIECFFIKCNELNKLRSWPDTEFFMGYQMFINLAICGQTVEGKDATNDISRMCIQACRELKLITPSVSVKCFDGTTDEVLMDALEATIEHKGGMPAFYNDKAFIKILREMGVAEEDLVDWCPDGCIEASIPGKWDFAAKGPWLSIEKVLEITLNNGKDPATGTVFRKPDKDIVASSSMEDIFEEYKKTLKYFLDLNCLTEHINDEVHVRYDLNAFRSSLVQDCIGRCLDLVEGGALYSADGGPTAGTISAGDALTGIEYLVFDKKILTMEQLLHACATNFEDESTTPTGKEIQMIMKNKVPKFGNDDDYADKWVVAIEEYVGHSLNHDYKSSKYGKGPVPCCFAYSQTPVTGNISFGSRIGATPDGRSAGEPVNNGVSPANGSERNGATAACNSVAKIPTIYDQKGNIFNMRLAPSTIANQESRQKILDMMRALFDKDAEQIQFNVVDNEVLKEAQKRPEDFPDLMVRVSGYSALFTSLGVACQNDVINRTEVEM
- a CDS encoding glycyl-radical enzyme activating protein codes for the protein MEKARIFNIERCATEDGPGIRTTVFLKGCNLRCKWCANPESQSFKPEILFKEIKCIGCGKCINSCPQQAIKNMPGYGMITDSDECKLCGTCIDGCYADARVRQGTDYTVEELMEVLGRDEHYYLASGGGITFSGGEPLMYSKFIHACARKIRKRGWNILIETCGQVPQENIEMIASDVDTIYCDYKHYDPEKHKELTGVDNRQIISNIRWIDEHFEGDFYLRYPYIPGCNDGTEAIEQFLKFAERLSKVKEVVFLPYHRLGLPKYQGLGRMYEMGDMKSLKVQDLNFLKEYENKYDLKIKIQ
- a CDS encoding rhamnulokinase — protein: MGEVNKTMVALDCGNSSYRVVLGRYRDGKIESTVIKQIPNGMEKVGEYYYWDIRKIFDGFIETLKSIVDSGEKIDSIGICTWGVDFAMFDSNGEMIQNPLCYRNTIGERVLASLSEDEKKKMFYQTGILCDKINSVYMLAGMNEEFSDVMEKADKCLMVPDVLNYFLTGKMVNEPSELSTTQLMDVKEKKISSEICEKFKISEKLFSEIGVHGTKIGDIKKEVLRKLGIDYEIPIICVPSHDTASAVAAIPAQEKDFGFVSCGTWSLIGTELDEPIQNDEVIRSSLTNELGAFGKITLLKNNAGMFIANCLRKELCAAYGREVPWSEITQMAESAKGEVFIDLNDIRFFNPESMSREVWGSLTESGQADGEMEWGILFRAFYESLACSYAITLEDAQKISGRNFEKVYIVGGGAASSILLRLMSGYTEKPVVVCFGESTSMGNLAVQLKYFEPELELGDIRNIIAKSYRTELIQEKNENAEKIRMLYRAVLNH
- a CDS encoding sugar ABC transporter ATP-binding protein; the encoded protein is MQDNILEMRDITKSFFGVKVLKNAQLTVKKGQVHILLGENGAGKSTLIKILSGAYAREEGTVILDGNEMPPMPPGEVIKAGVSVIYQEFNLVPEMSVYENIFLGKEIVKGGRVDHKKEIEEAKKCMDRVGLDCSPKTLISELSVAKKQLVEIAKAISNDVKILVLDEPTAAITDKETEMLFDIIRELKKQGIGIIYISHRLSELLEIGDVCTVMRDGEYIDTVNIKDTTEDELTRLMVGRQVSFEKLENPHLKKDEVVLSVKNLNYKNLVRNVSFDLHKGEILGFAGLVGAGRTETAKTIIGDYKKDSGTVIYKGKEIGTNLSENIKNGIVYLSEDRKDEGLILMHSVAENIALPNLPKLCKPFLNRRKERSVSKDYIKSLKIKTFSELTDAKNLSGGNQQKVVIAKWLYSDADIYIFDEPTRGIDVGARDEIYNIMYDLIAKGASIIMISSDLVEVLKMSDRVVVMREGRINGIVENDGMLTQEETMKMELAEEEKHEG
- a CDS encoding ABC transporter permease, with amino-acid sequence MKDKRVNISDWIIYIGMICIFVVFTIICSALGKQFLTLNNVMNIINQASINAVVAIGASLVILTGGIDLSVGSVVGFVGIFLALRLQEGMPIPVAIILCLVLGAAVGLFNGILISYGKVPAFIVTLGSMQAVRGLAQIINGGQAVSGFPLEIGAVMKTKLFGVIPIGVLYVIVFYAVMILILSYTKFGRRIYALGGNEHAARLSGIKVKRLEVAVYVLCGIFAAFAGVMLLSRLLYADPSAGNSYEMNAIAASVIGGISMSGGKGRLANTVAGAIILATLTNGLQIMNVATYYQTVITGLVVIVAVFVDKRKERKAE
- a CDS encoding sugar ABC transporter substrate-binding protein, translated to MKKKLVSMILCVAMVATMAVGCGSGAKNSGSSNNDKVADATTEVSDALVEEMKSMVPDGDYSKYTIGFCGMTLNNEYHIIVANAVQQACNALGIKCEIQAGSQHASVEEQLTIIENYVSQGVDGIILVPAASEGLISALQECESANIPVINLDTKLDDSTLKTLGKDIPFYGTDNYVGGQLVGEEVAQMYPDGCKTAILRGVQGQTNDDDRYNGFLDKAGDVVDLVAEQHANWETDQGYTAIQNIIQANKDLQVIYCENDLMGIGAYQAVDEAGLTDQIKIFSYDGVTEGLQYVVDGKFVSTCAQQPIKMGKLGVANMAKIFAGKDAESYIDTGCELITSENAKQTLEETKKYTAEISPSK
- a CDS encoding class II aldolase/adducin family protein produces the protein MNYKKLIVDSGKRMAGSGLTVETWGNISVRDSETGLVYLTPSAMLYDTIVEDDVVVCTLDGKIVEGTRKPTIETEMHLSVYRNRAEVNAVIHTHPLYSMVYAAQGKDIPLIIDEAAQIMGDVCRCTEYALPGSQELADNCVKALGEKANSCLIHSHGAVCVGENMEGAFKVAKVLEVTSQIYYMIEATGGKPVGISDENIAAMQDFVKNSYGQGK